One genomic window of Plasmodium coatneyi strain Hackeri chromosome 12, complete sequence includes the following:
- a CDS encoding DNA ligase produces the protein MKLVVLLLIARMLLCKVNSCMRREYAYIIPFMQKNKFYRRKTNFNVKVFTNFRDSASNRRSDFLYGHIKKCLSFPKKTMDGQNEETDVKEECKVKGEEKESSKRKIASDGNTKTKKAKAKSENDVKKGSLFNCAVREDDKVSDLTSPKFNPVHFDVSNLYLSQKDKEKHKFKDSLLFTFLTNTFNQIEELKGSGTGSKKNVAIILSNVFRVLIYYSPNDLIPAVYITLNKVAPDYLNVEAGVGEALILKTMSEAYSRTESSIKKDLQQIEDLGIIAESCSCKMRTIFPLPRLTIQSVFNELKSIPNLSGSNSQQKKREVIKKLLVSAKTSEAKYIVRFLQQRLRIGVNSATVLQALSYAFILTRPSIPEEIVQKGKLMNEQLLSGKGNGSGEDDTVSDSTTENEMNKVKTKKAGVLKVEKQIGESPSHVKRENENQSVLDQFDFDALIQSIKMRNEKISKPNLFYDIGKEGDTRLLPIFKELKKSYCEVNNDSDIFECMEKSVKSALCELPNIEIIIQNLLNGDDMNTLSKKCTVKAGLPVQPMLAKPTKGIQEVLDRFNNVTFTCEYKYDGERAQIHYIDKDNIKIFSRNLETMTEKYPDVIQIVRDQIISGAKECIIDSEVVAYDIENKKILPFQVLTTRKRKDVDIENIKVKICLFPFDLICCNGVPVIKEPLEIRRKLLYSLLKCKEGVLCYATHSEMNNIEDMDIFLQDAIENNCEGLMVKTLLDNASYEPSRRSLNWLKVKKDYIEGLSDSVDLVPIAGYYGKGKRSGVYGAFVLATYNSETENFQTVCKAGTGFSDEILGSLYETLSDKIIPNKKSYYEVSDKLNPDVWFDAHYVWEVKAADLSLSPVHTAAIGVYSDDKGIGLRFPRFLRLRDDKNAEQATTSQQIVDLYEAQFTYNKNKNDFNEESESE, from the exons ATGAAATTGGTGGTGCTACTCCTCATAGCAAGAATGCTTTTGTGCAAAGTTAACAGTTGCATGAGGAGAGAATACGCTTATATAATACCCTTTATGCAAAAGAATAAATTCTACAGACGCAAAACAAATTTCAACGTGAAAGTTTTCACCAACTTTAGAGACAGTGCATCGAATAGACGCAGCGATTTTTTGTATGGACATATTAA GAAATGCTTGTCCTTCCCGAAGAAAACAATGGATGGGCAGAATGAAGAAACGGACGTTAAGGAGGAATGCAAAGTGAAgggagaagagaaagaaagcagcaaaagaaaaatagcaaGTGATGGAAAcacaaaaacgaaaaaggcCAAGGCGAAGAGCGAAaatgatgtaaaaaaagggtcacTATTTAACTGCGCCGTTAGGGAGGATGATAAGGTGAGCGACCTAACTTCACCCAAATTTAACCCCGTACATTTTGATGTAAGTAATTTATACCTTTCGCAAAAGGATAAAGAAAAACACAAGTTTAAGGATTCTTTATTGTTCACTTTTCTGACAAATACATTTAACCAAATAGAAGAGCTAAAGGGAAGTGGAACTGGTAGCAAGAAGAATGTAGCAATTATCCTGTCCAATGTTTTTAGAGTTTTAATATACTACAGTCCCAACGATTTAATTCCTGCTGTTTACATAACGCTAAACAAAGTGGCACCTGATTATTTAAATGTGGAAGCAGGTGTAGGAGAAGCTctcattttaaaaacaatGTCTGAGGCGTATAGTAGAACTGAATCGAgtataaaaaaggatttaCAACAAATTGAGGATCTTGGAATAATAGCAGAAAGTTGTTCCTGCAAAATGAGGacgatttttcctttgcctCGTTTGACTATCCAGTCCGTATTTAATGAACTGAAGAGCATACCAAATTTGAGTGGTTCAAATTCCCagcagaaaaagagagaggTAATTAAGAAGCTATTGGTGAGTGCGAAAACTAGTGAAGCGAAATATATTGTTCGGTTTTTACAACAGAGATTGAGAATTGGGGTGAACAGCGCTACTGTGTTGCAGGCCTTGTcttatgcatttattttaacgCGTCCGTCCATTCCGGAGGAAATtgtgcaaaaggggaaactaATGAACGAGCAACTGCTAAGCGGGAAGGGAAATGGCAGTGGGGAGGATGACACTGTTAGCGATAGCACAACGGAGAATGAAATGAATAAAGTGAAGACGAAAAAGGCAGGGGTGCTCAAAGTGGAGAAGCAAATTGGGGAGAGTCCTTCTCACGTTAagagggaaaatgaaaatcaGAGCGTGCTCGACCAGTTCGATTTCGATGCGCTGATACAGTCGATCAAAAtgaggaacgaaaaaataagcaaaccGAATTTGTTCTACGAcatagggaaggaaggagacaCTCGTTTGCTACCCATATTtaaggagttaaaaaaaagctactGTGAAGTGAATAACGATTCGGACATTTTTGAATGCATGGAAAAGTCTGTGAAGAGTGCCCTCTGTGAGTTACCAAATATCGAAATAATCATTCAGAATTTGCTAAATGGAGATGATATGAACACGTTaagcaaaaaatgcacaGTCAAAGCGGGGCTGCCCGTACAACCTATGTTAGCGAAACCGACCAAAGGAATACAAGAAGTACTTGACCGGTTCAATAATGTGACCTTCACGTGTGAGTATAAATATGACGGAGAAAGGGCTCAAATACATTACATAGATAAGgacaatataaaaatttttagcCGAAATTTAGAAACCATGACAGAGAAGTATCCAGATGTTATTCAAATAGTGCGGGATCAAATTATTAGCGGTGCGAAAGAGTGCATTATTGATAGTGAAGTGGTCGCTTATGATatagagaataaaaagataTTACCATTTCAGGTGCTGACTacgaggaaaaggaaggatgttgACATTGAAAATATAAAGGTGAAAATATGTCTGTTCCCGTTTGACCTAATCTGTTGTAATGGTGTGCCCGTGATTAAGGAACCGCTGGAAATTAGGAGGAAACTTCTCTACTCATTACTgaaatgtaaggaaggagtgcTGTGTTATGCAACACACTCCGAAATGAACAATATAGAAGACatggatatatttttacaagaTGCAATTGAAAATAATTGCGAAGGGCTAATGGTGAAGACGCTGCTAGATAATGCATCGTACGAACCATCAAGAAGATCATTAAATTGGttgaaggtgaaaaaggatTATATAGAAGGACTATCTGACTCGGTAGATTTAGTACCCATAGCGGGTTAttatggaaaaggaaaaagaagtggaGTGTATGGTGCATTCGTTTTAGCTACGTACAATTCAGAAACTGAAAATTTCCAAACTGTATGTAAAGCAGGCACCGGTTTTAGTGATGAAATTCTGGGCTCATTATACGAAACTTTGAGTGATAAAATTATACCCAATAAGAAATCCTATTACGAAGTTTCAGATAAGTTAAATCCTGACGTGTGGTTTGACGCACACTACGTATGGGAAGTTAAGGCGGCAGACTTGTCCCTCTCGCCTGTGCATACCGCAGCCATCGGGGTTTATTCCGATGACAAGGGAATTGGTTTGCGTTTTCCGAGGTTTCTGAGGCTCAGGGATGATAAAAATGCGGAGCAGGCCACCACGTCgcagcagattgttgactTGTACGAGGCACAGTTCACTTACAACAAGAATAAAAACGACTTTAATGAGGAAAGTGAAAGTGAATGA
- a CDS encoding Mg2+ transporter protein gives MSYESFMLKDNGECLKRDYDCDELDFNDDDDIVNTTSFEKNTYEYNLKSKLINRYKKEKDEMDTFSRMENSVNSSTFINRERYFLNDDNTELKARIRNSLCNSNNNSSGQSNHDNHNGNHSNYNLNYNFNVDAAKRESNLKLEGILHENDYLIQLSKLKRHVIVEIFGGKCFIREYLCTELLKRVKQCCHINYIKQKSGLINYRDCKQLLAENNNIASIEARLNAILVSLPPLTCIILHSSVFLVIKEDLIRDDLIKKLCNVSKKYTNLYKVDTKIMEKRPFEFSALECVFSSTIEHLNAEMKLLSKDFADIKFTLKVTNYQDVLTNLHNLKEPTNILINKVNSFIKAFHEISENNADLKKMELTKCYFNPINGEEDNKEATNQDLQMLLEYFDQELHQIHDQVKHLYELMQNLENKIVSDLSLSRNNLIRMDIVISLINSGFGIGTLITGVFGMNLKIKLEEHEFAFLYVTGLVIFLCLITVVMSVYFFKCIRI, from the exons atgtctTATGAATCCTTTATGCTCAAGGACAACGGGGAATGTCTAAAGCGGGACTACGACTGTGACGAGCTGGATTTcaatgacgatgatgacaTTGTGAATACCACAAGTTTCGAGAAAAACACGTATGAATACAACTTGAAGAGCAAGCTAATTAATCGTTataagaaagagaaggatgAGATGGATACCTTTTCGAGGATGGAGAACTCGGTAAATAGTTCCACATTTATAAATAGGGAAAGATATTTTCTGAATGACGACAACACGGAGTTGAAGGCCAGGATACGTAACTCTCTCTGCAACAGTAACAACAACTCAAGCGGTCAGAGCAACCACGACAATCATAATGGCAACCACAGCAATTACAACCTGAACTACAACTTCAACGTGGACGCTGCAAAGAGGGAGTCCAACCTTAAACTGGAGGGAATACTTCACGAGAATGATTACCTAATTCAGTTAAGCAAATTAAAAAGACACGTGATCGTAGAAATTTTTGGTGGAAAGTGTTTCATAAGGGAATATTTATGCACGGAGTTATTGAAAAGAGTGAAGCAATGCTGCCacataaattatataaaacAGAAGAGTGGGTTAATAAACTATCGAGACTGCAAGCAGCTTCTCGCAGAAAATAACAATATAGCTAGTATAGAAGCGAGGCTAAATGCCATACTGGTATCCCTGCCCCCATTAACATGCATCATTTTACATTCCAGTGTCTTCCTAGTGATAAAGGAAGATTTAATTAGAGATGATCTGATTAAGAAGCTATGTAATGTGTCTAAAAAGTATACCAATTTGTACAAAGTTGACACGAAAATTATGGAGAAAAGACCCTTTGAATTTAGTGCCCTGGAATGCGTTTTTTCAAGTACCATTGAACATTTAAATGCAGAAATGAAACTCTTAAGTAAAGATTTTGCAGACATCAAATTTACTTTAAAAGTGACGAATTATCAGGATGTGTTGACAAATTTGCATAACCTAAAAGAACCAAccaatattttaataaataaagtaaaTTCCTTCATTAAGGCTTTTCACGAAATATCAGAAAATAATGCAgacttgaaaaaaatggaattaacCAAGTGTTATTTTAACCCTATTAATGGGGAGGAAGACAATAAAGAGGCAACAAATCAGGATCTGCAAATGCTCCTCGAATATTTCGATCAAGAACTTCATCAGATACACGATCAGGTGAAGCACTTATATGAGTTAATGCAGAacttggaaaataaaatagtatCCGATTTGTCTCTTTCTAGGAATAATTTGATACGCATGGACATAGTTATCAGTTTAATTAATTCTGGCTTCGGCATAGGAACACTCATAACAG gAGTTTTTGGCATGAACTTGAAAATAAAGCTGGAGGAACACGAATTTGCCTTTCTCTATGTCACGGGGctggtcatttttttatgtttgaTAACTGTAGTTATgtctgtttatttttttaagtgtatTCGAATTTAG